In one window of Tissierellales bacterium DNA:
- a CDS encoding L,D-transpeptidase family protein: MKKKLTILIVAILILGSASIIKSIESDRKSNEKIVKVDEDGAEKTDIDSKSQLESKWEMSPKDDVDKNQVNRDKNPRVLEGRYIGEALDRVNDKGEINIYSEKDNNSQVIHILKDYDKVVLLETLPYGWFKVKLENGRVGYVDARYIRAKEIPPHDYDKDSEEWVIVFSDENQSVDIYKKGELVEKSLASGGTWDSFTPKGVFEIESGRRGEWFFAERFMQGGKYWVGFRDSYLFHSLPCNEDQIIIKEEANKLGQPASHGCIRLPEKIAKYIYDNVPDGSLVIIE, from the coding sequence ATGAAGAAAAAGTTGACTATTTTGATTGTGGCAATTTTAATATTAGGTAGTGCCTCTATTATTAAGTCTATAGAATCAGATAGAAAGAGCAACGAAAAGATTGTAAAAGTGGATGAGGATGGGGCAGAGAAAACTGATATAGATTCAAAAAGTCAGCTTGAAAGCAAATGGGAAATGAGTCCCAAAGATGATGTAGATAAAAACCAAGTCAATAGAGATAAAAATCCCCGCGTATTAGAAGGACGATATATTGGTGAAGCTTTAGATCGAGTTAATGATAAAGGTGAAATAAATATATATTCAGAAAAAGATAATAATAGTCAAGTTATACATATATTAAAAGATTATGATAAGGTGGTCTTACTTGAGACATTACCTTATGGTTGGTTTAAGGTCAAGCTAGAAAATGGACGGGTTGGTTATGTAGATGCTAGGTATATAAGGGCTAAGGAGATCCCTCCTCATGATTATGACAAAGATTCTGAAGAGTGGGTAATCGTCTTTTCAGATGAAAATCAAAGTGTAGATATATATAAAAAAGGTGAATTAGTAGAAAAAAGCTTAGCTTCTGGCGGAACATGGGATAGCTTTACTCCTAAAGGTGTTTTTGAAATAGAATCTGGCAGAAGGGGAGAATGGTTTTTTGCAGAAAGGTTTATGCAGGGTGGAAAATATTGGGTAGGCTTTAGGGATTCTTATTTATTTCATTCCCTTCCTTGTAATGAAGATCAGATAATAATAAAAGAGGAAGCTAATAAGCTAGGTCAGCCTGCAAGTCATGGCTGTATTAGATTACCCGAAAAAATAGCTAAGTATATTTATGATAATGTACCTGATGGCTCCTTAGTTATTATAGAATAG
- a CDS encoding SPOCS domain-containing protein, with protein MAIKLVKDILKVNEVKGRERVETLVETDMYLNRTKPEIEEILWTDGKAEIMNVKIFQNKVLISGIIRLNTIYKSKEDTFRIYSAETTKDFSEEVEIEGINEDMSSEVKVNLEYIENELVDERKILLQALVNIDVKIEFTNSIEIAKSIEGEEGLQVLEENVNYKETLASNESSVLVKEAFELESHMPDIEDVLKLQFQVFEEESKIVEDGLMVAGIVKSTFIYLGGEKLNSIEEEMSFNHFIEMPRVEKDFKYYLNLEIDNGDYELKEDIEGDLRIVDFEIKVKAMGRVYDELEKQVIVDAYSTSKKINIEKKEIYLLQSLQDFIIKENISTEIKDIDFEEIYSVESTPVLVDNRYMDEKIIIEGFLSTNIVYLEKNSKDIKTTQEEIPFKFYVDGTGDLDTEINIDVECILENLRYNLKDGELKIEGNLKNYVQVTSKKKINIIQEIESTDELINKKKRSSITVYIVQKEDILWDIAKRYNTTVEEIVLSNNLSSPDNLMPGEKIIIEKHVDMKF; from the coding sequence ATGGCTATAAAACTAGTCAAGGATATATTAAAAGTAAATGAAGTAAAAGGAAGAGAACGGGTGGAGACTTTAGTAGAAACAGATATGTACTTAAATCGTACAAAGCCAGAGATAGAAGAAATTCTTTGGACAGATGGTAAAGCTGAGATCATGAATGTAAAAATATTTCAAAATAAGGTTTTAATATCAGGCATAATAAGATTGAATACTATTTATAAATCGAAAGAAGATACCTTTAGGATATATAGTGCAGAAACTACTAAAGATTTCAGTGAAGAAGTAGAAATAGAAGGTATAAATGAAGATATGTCTAGCGAGGTAAAAGTAAACTTAGAGTATATAGAAAATGAACTCGTAGATGAAAGAAAAATATTATTACAAGCCTTAGTAAATATTGATGTAAAAATTGAGTTCACAAATTCAATTGAAATAGCGAAAAGTATTGAGGGAGAAGAAGGTCTCCAAGTTTTAGAGGAAAATGTAAACTATAAGGAAACTTTAGCTTCCAATGAGTCCAGCGTATTAGTAAAAGAAGCTTTTGAACTAGAAAGTCATATGCCAGATATAGAAGATGTATTAAAATTACAGTTTCAGGTTTTTGAAGAAGAAAGTAAAATAGTAGAAGATGGCTTAATGGTAGCAGGTATTGTAAAATCTACATTTATTTATTTAGGTGGAGAAAAATTAAATTCAATAGAAGAGGAAATGTCTTTTAATCACTTCATTGAAATGCCAAGGGTAGAAAAAGATTTTAAGTATTACTTAAATTTAGAAATTGATAATGGAGATTATGAGTTAAAAGAAGATATAGAGGGAGATCTACGAATAGTAGATTTTGAAATAAAAGTAAAAGCAATGGGTAGGGTATACGATGAATTAGAAAAACAAGTTATAGTAGATGCTTATTCTACAAGTAAAAAGATAAATATAGAAAAAAAGGAAATATATTTGTTGCAAAGTTTACAAGATTTTATAATAAAAGAGAATATTAGTACTGAAATTAAGGATATAGATTTTGAAGAAATATACAGTGTTGAAAGTACTCCAGTTCTTGTTGACAATAGGTATATGGATGAAAAAATTATTATAGAAGGATTCCTGTCTACAAATATTGTATATCTAGAGAAAAATTCTAAGGATATTAAAACTACCCAAGAAGAAATACCATTTAAATTCTATGTAGACGGAACAGGTGATTTAGATACCGAAATAAATATAGATGTAGAATGCATTCTTGAAAATCTTAGATATAATCTGAAAGATGGAGAATTAAAAATAGAAGGAAATTTAAAAAACTATGTTCAAGTTACTAGTAAGAAAAAGATAAATATTATCCAAGAAATAGAATCAACTGATGAATTAATAAATAAGAAAAAGAGATCTAGTATTACTGTGTACATTGTTCAAAAAGAAGATATACTATGGGACATAGCCAAAAGATATAATACTACTGTAGAAGAAATAGTACTTTCAAACAATTTATCTTCACCAGACAATCTTATGCCAGGAGAAAAGATAATAATAGAAAAACATGTAGATATGAAATTCTAA
- the ispE gene encoding 4-(cytidine 5'-diphospho)-2-C-methyl-D-erythritol kinase — MTEMKLDAYGKINLSLDVLSKRQDGYHNISTIMQQIDLKDTIILREIGEGIVIESDHPKVPLDSTNLVYKTAELIKEKYNIDKGIYIKIQKNIPIASGLAGGSTDAAMIFKGLNKLWDLNLSERELMDMGVKIGADIPFCIMGGTAQAEGIGEKLKKLPSFSDKLILLANPGLPVSTVKVYESLQLDKINKRPDIGKLIKNMEEDDIYSLSKNMANVLEEVTLRKYEIIDRLKKIMIKNGALGSLMSGSGPTVFGIFDSEKALYNCKKDLEKMIKNVYVTKTI; from the coding sequence ATGACGGAGATGAAACTAGATGCTTATGGTAAGATTAATCTATCTTTAGATGTACTTTCAAAAAGACAAGATGGTTACCATAATATCAGTACTATAATGCAACAAATAGATTTAAAAGATACTATTATACTCAGGGAAATAGGGGAAGGGATAGTAATAGAATCGGATCATCCTAAAGTACCCTTAGACTCAACTAATTTAGTTTATAAGACGGCTGAATTGATAAAAGAAAAATATAATATAGATAAAGGAATTTATATCAAAATCCAAAAGAATATTCCTATAGCTTCTGGGCTAGCAGGAGGAAGTACAGATGCTGCTATGATTTTCAAAGGATTAAATAAGCTTTGGGATTTAAATCTTTCAGAGAGAGAATTAATGGATATGGGTGTGAAAATAGGGGCAGATATACCTTTTTGTATTATGGGGGGAACAGCTCAAGCAGAAGGTATAGGGGAAAAACTAAAAAAGCTACCTAGTTTTTCAGATAAATTAATTTTATTAGCCAATCCTGGCCTTCCAGTATCTACTGTAAAGGTATATGAAAGTCTTCAATTAGATAAAATTAATAAAAGGCCGGATATAGGAAAGTTAATTAAAAATATGGAGGAAGACGATATTTATTCATTAAGCAAAAATATGGCTAATGTTTTAGAAGAAGTTACCTTAAGAAAATATGAAATAATAGATAGATTGAAGAAGATAATGATTAAAAATGGGGCTTTAGGTAGCTTAATGAGTGGTAGCGGGCCTACTGTTTTTGGAATTTTTGATAGTGAAAAGGCTTTATATAATTGTAAGAAGGATTTAGAGAAAATGATTAAAAATGTCTATGTGACGAAAACAATTTAA
- a CDS encoding CLC_0170 family protein, with product MFFKYKHFSQTIIDMNVVAISIVVSLIVYFIDLPRLKKEGLVKDAKIAKSIFIIYLVVPPVIYVVLKFI from the coding sequence TTGTTTTTTAAATATAAGCATTTTTCTCAAACTATCATTGATATGAATGTGGTAGCTATTTCTATAGTTGTATCATTAATAGTTTATTTTATAGATTTGCCAAGACTTAAAAAAGAAGGGCTCGTAAAAGATGCTAAAATTGCGAAGAGTATATTTATCATATATTTAGTTGTACCACCAGTAATATATGTAGTATTAAAATTTATTTAG